One Nocardioides aromaticivorans genomic window carries:
- a CDS encoding ABC transporter permease, which produces MSSSHPDVVRGPRRWLGLLASLVVLLVAWSVVAAADLVEPHYLTPSPLEVWDAFVRANSYHPVGGGVDRVVRGEEHYFLWEHLVVSLRRIGLGLVLGVVVGVPLGLLMGTVRWVGDLVGPYVDFLRSLPPLAYIGFLVAWFGIYDTSKVWLLFLAAFPPITLATINGVRGVKQDQLNAARSLGASGLQLTTQVVLPATLPDILSGLRVAVGFAWTTVVAAELVNGLPGIGGLAYLSGTQNKIALSVACILVIGLTAIALDAVIRSIEKLVVPWRGKA; this is translated from the coding sequence ATGTCCTCCTCGCACCCCGATGTGGTCCGTGGCCCGCGCCGATGGCTCGGGCTCCTGGCCAGCCTCGTCGTGCTCCTGGTGGCGTGGTCGGTGGTCGCCGCCGCGGACCTGGTCGAGCCGCACTACCTGACCCCCAGTCCGCTGGAGGTGTGGGACGCGTTCGTCCGCGCCAACAGCTACCACCCGGTCGGTGGCGGGGTGGACCGCGTCGTGCGTGGCGAGGAGCACTACTTCCTGTGGGAGCACCTCGTGGTGAGCCTGCGGCGGATCGGGCTGGGCCTCGTGCTCGGCGTCGTGGTCGGCGTACCGCTGGGGCTGCTGATGGGCACCGTGCGGTGGGTCGGCGACCTGGTCGGCCCGTACGTCGACTTCCTGCGCTCGCTGCCGCCGCTGGCCTACATCGGCTTCCTCGTCGCGTGGTTCGGCATCTACGACACCTCGAAGGTGTGGCTGCTCTTCCTCGCGGCCTTCCCGCCGATCACGCTCGCCACCATCAACGGGGTGCGCGGGGTGAAGCAGGACCAGCTCAATGCCGCCCGGAGCCTCGGGGCCTCCGGGTTGCAGCTGACGACCCAGGTCGTCCTCCCCGCGACGCTGCCGGACATCCTGTCCGGGCTGCGCGTCGCGGTGGGCTTCGCGTGGACCACGGTCGTGGCCGCGGAGCTCGTCAACGGTCTGCCGGGCATCGGGGGCCTGGCCTACCTCTCCGGGACGCAGAACAAGATCGCGCTGTCGGTCGCCTGCATCCTCGTCATCGGCCTCACCGCGATCGCCCTTGACGCCGTCATCCGCTCCATCGAGAAGCTCGTCGTCCCGTGGCGAGGAAAGGCCTGA
- a CDS encoding tetratricopeptide repeat protein, with product MARPARAAVRRLRQRRAAPPTPAEEQRAAWLAESAAHVEARRFEDAERVLDKALASEPDEITLLAARARLEGRRGDWAAARDRWAELVATRADDLNAPGWVSAVHSHRRARDIDAAEAIATQALERYAHRRIVLWETAHVAMARADWDQAVVRWVRYWRSAARDDPDPRPLPRRASQADWFEAAWHEVVNHLDSADALLDRPAGPLFHRALARVLGKSSMDDDRIRVLERAARLYPDDAPVAYELAAARLESGTTPGALPIGADEVAEVRGALPSYTATGTGLGPVRLVRVPRHSSLELALRSGHYIDRPAVGRLVQEISERDRWPEPLSPTNILLAQARAWADEFGARFASPPHLPAETLSDAVMVNVYHESALFVPMQRLAAELAARAAGEPVLIEVLGTELGYLEGYASGDFDLVFLYFALLERGANAFLVRIENESVGRATETVRFVPKWRSVMAALDVVEDPAPHTRAVVPAGIRRVVPLVEELDDVVVYQSGSVVKEFAYDRSIEQQYPIHATARLHPEESVLQTFEYPLTRVARLTGRALGAEGGRARGSVEVGEPLGGTWQEWLHRATSPLLEHLARTAAADIERRGVTEAHIGDHLYAESVIVGDTVRRAGGRVIVWPHSTNPVHVDLRRADSFDEVHAVTHSGAEAWRRAFPDKVVHHSADSMLSPSPPRPFEPGKPVSLVIFGGRSTLGNMPTLDTAAHRELYIRLFDELAALREHHPVDVYFKPRGLTGEHEHWLFQTVGKTAGWKPIYQHSLRLELPNMVFASVSMGTSALIEGLTRGVPGFVVREFPVRDYTTLDAEAFPIVPAAEAMELLAKATTAEGYDELVARELHHMKDELGL from the coding sequence TTGGCCCGCCCCGCCCGCGCCGCCGTCCGCAGGCTCCGGCAGCGGCGGGCCGCACCCCCCACCCCGGCCGAGGAGCAGCGCGCGGCCTGGCTGGCCGAGAGCGCGGCGCACGTCGAGGCCCGTCGCTTCGAGGACGCCGAGCGGGTGCTCGACAAGGCCCTCGCCTCCGAGCCCGACGAGATCACGCTGCTCGCCGCGCGGGCCCGACTCGAGGGCCGGCGCGGCGACTGGGCCGCAGCCCGCGACCGCTGGGCCGAGCTGGTCGCCACCCGCGCCGACGACCTCAACGCGCCGGGCTGGGTCAGCGCCGTGCACAGCCACCGACGCGCCCGCGACATCGACGCGGCCGAGGCGATCGCGACCCAGGCGCTCGAGCGCTACGCCCACCGCCGGATCGTGCTCTGGGAGACCGCCCACGTCGCGATGGCGCGCGCCGACTGGGACCAGGCCGTCGTGCGCTGGGTGCGCTACTGGCGATCGGCCGCCCGCGACGACCCCGACCCGCGCCCGCTCCCCCGCCGCGCCTCGCAGGCCGACTGGTTCGAGGCCGCGTGGCACGAGGTCGTCAACCACCTCGACTCCGCCGACGCCCTGCTCGACCGGCCCGCGGGGCCCCTCTTCCACCGCGCCCTCGCCCGCGTGCTCGGCAAGTCGAGCATGGACGACGACCGGATCCGGGTCCTCGAGCGCGCGGCGCGGCTCTACCCCGACGACGCCCCCGTGGCCTACGAGCTGGCCGCCGCCCGTCTGGAGTCCGGTACGACGCCGGGCGCCCTGCCGATCGGCGCGGACGAGGTCGCCGAGGTGCGCGGAGCGCTGCCGTCGTACACGGCGACGGGGACGGGCCTGGGCCCGGTCCGGCTGGTCCGGGTGCCACGGCACTCCTCGCTCGAGCTGGCGCTGCGGTCCGGCCACTACATCGACCGTCCGGCGGTCGGCCGGCTGGTGCAGGAGATCAGCGAGCGCGACCGCTGGCCCGAGCCGCTGAGCCCGACCAACATCCTGCTGGCGCAGGCACGGGCGTGGGCGGACGAGTTCGGCGCGCGGTTCGCGTCCCCGCCGCACCTGCCGGCCGAGACCCTGTCCGACGCGGTGATGGTGAACGTCTACCACGAGTCGGCGCTGTTCGTGCCGATGCAGCGCCTCGCCGCCGAGCTGGCCGCGCGGGCCGCCGGCGAGCCGGTCCTGATCGAGGTCCTCGGCACCGAGCTCGGCTACCTCGAGGGCTACGCGTCCGGCGACTTCGACCTGGTCTTCCTCTACTTCGCGCTCCTCGAGCGGGGCGCCAACGCCTTCCTCGTGCGGATCGAGAACGAGTCGGTCGGCCGGGCGACGGAGACGGTGCGCTTCGTCCCGAAGTGGCGCTCGGTGATGGCCGCGCTCGACGTGGTCGAGGATCCGGCGCCGCACACGCGAGCGGTGGTCCCCGCGGGCATCCGCCGCGTCGTGCCGCTCGTCGAGGAGCTCGACGACGTCGTCGTCTACCAGTCCGGCTCGGTCGTCAAGGAGTTCGCCTACGACCGCTCGATCGAGCAGCAGTACCCGATCCACGCCACCGCCCGCCTCCACCCGGAGGAGAGCGTCCTGCAGACCTTCGAGTACCCGCTCACCCGGGTCGCCCGGCTCACCGGTCGCGCCCTCGGCGCCGAGGGCGGCAGGGCGAGGGGGTCGGTCGAGGTCGGCGAGCCGCTGGGCGGCACCTGGCAGGAGTGGTTGCACCGCGCGACGTCACCGCTCCTGGAGCACCTCGCCCGCACCGCCGCGGCCGACATCGAGCGGCGCGGTGTCACCGAGGCGCACATCGGCGACCACCTGTACGCCGAGAGCGTGATCGTCGGCGACACGGTCCGCCGTGCGGGCGGCCGGGTCATCGTGTGGCCGCACTCGACCAACCCGGTCCACGTCGACCTGCGCCGCGCCGACTCCTTCGACGAGGTGCACGCGGTGACGCACAGCGGCGCCGAGGCCTGGCGCCGGGCGTTCCCCGACAAGGTCGTGCACCACTCGGCCGACTCGATGCTGTCGCCGTCCCCGCCGCGGCCGTTCGAGCCCGGCAAGCCGGTCTCGCTGGTGATCTTCGGCGGTCGCTCGACACTCGGCAACATGCCGACCCTCGACACCGCCGCCCACCGCGAGCTCTACATCCGGCTCTTCGACGAGCTGGCCGCCCTGCGCGAGCACCACCCGGTCGACGTCTACTTCAAGCCCCGAGGCCTCACCGGCGAGCACGAGCACTGGCTCTTCCAGACGGTCGGCAAGACGGCCGGCTGGAAGCCGATCTACCAGCACTCGCTGCGCCTCGAGCTGCCCAACATGGTCTTCGCGTCGGTCTCGATGGGCACCTCCGCACTCATCGAGGGCCTCACCCGCGGCGTCCCGGGCTTCGTGGTCCGCGAGTTCCCCGTGCGCGACTACACGACGCTCGACGCCGAGGCGTTCCCGATCGTCCCGGCCGCCGAGGCGATGGAGCTGCTCGCGAAGGCCACCACCGCCGAGGGGTACGACGAGCTGGTGGCCCGGGAGCTGCACCACATGAAGGACGAGCTCGGGCTCTGA
- a CDS encoding ABC transporter ATP-binding protein — MSKGIDVAGLAHEFRARGGAVPALDRIDLAIEPGELVTLAGPSGCGKTTFLRMIAGFVAPSSGSIAVGGTTVRGPGVDRGVVFQQPTLYPWLDVRRNVALGPKLRGIGKAERLATADRYLSLVGLTDAADRRPYELSGGMQQRAQIARVLAGDPEVVLMDEPYGALDALTRERLQNELLTLWRETGKTILFITHSVDEAVFLGSRVLVMSPRPGRIVFDEQVPFSADASLTPDQVRALPEFAATTARVRAAIAH; from the coding sequence ATGAGCAAGGGCATCGACGTGGCGGGCCTGGCGCACGAGTTCCGGGCCCGCGGCGGCGCCGTGCCCGCGCTCGACCGGATCGACCTCGCCATCGAGCCCGGCGAGCTGGTGACGCTCGCCGGGCCGTCCGGGTGCGGCAAGACGACCTTCCTGCGGATGATCGCCGGCTTCGTCGCGCCGTCGTCGGGCTCCATCGCCGTCGGCGGTACGACGGTCCGCGGCCCCGGCGTGGACCGCGGCGTCGTCTTCCAGCAGCCGACGCTCTACCCGTGGCTCGACGTACGCCGCAATGTCGCGCTCGGCCCGAAGCTGCGCGGGATCGGCAAGGCCGAGCGGCTGGCGACGGCCGACCGCTACCTGTCGCTCGTCGGCCTCACCGACGCGGCCGACCGGCGGCCCTACGAGCTGTCCGGCGGCATGCAGCAGCGCGCCCAGATCGCCCGCGTGCTCGCCGGCGACCCCGAGGTCGTGCTGATGGACGAGCCCTACGGCGCCCTCGACGCGCTCACCCGCGAGCGGCTGCAGAACGAGCTGCTCACGCTGTGGCGCGAGACCGGCAAGACGATCCTGTTCATCACGCACAGCGTCGACGAGGCGGTCTTCCTCGGCTCGCGGGTGCTCGTGATGAGCCCGCGCCCGGGGCGGATCGTCTTCGACGAGCAGGTGCCCTTCTCCGCCGACGCCTCGCTGACGCCGGACCAGGTCCGCGCGCTGCCGGAGTTCGCGGCGACGACCGCCCGGGTGCGGGCGGCCATCGCGCACTGA
- a CDS encoding Pls/PosA family non-ribosomal peptide synthetase, translating into MNAPSPLLRGDEAPAPRTLVDVFRRTAAEHPDAMALDSGNDTVTYEEFAEAAEAVAADLAELGIGPGDKVGVRLPSGTTDLYVAIMGILFAGAAYVPVDADDPEERARLVFGEAAVAALVGTGLVIEPRRDAAPRQRQDPTVDDDAWVIFTSGSTGTPKGVAVTHRSAAAFVDAESLMFLQDAPIGPGDRVMAGLSVAFDASCEEMWLAWRYGACLVPAPRALVRSGVDVGPWLTANDITIVSTVPTLVSLWPDDALERVRMVILGGEALPPELAVRLVREGREVWNTYGPTEATVVACGALVTAQGPVRIGLPLAGWDLVVVDPATGEPVGEGERGELIIGGVGLARYLDPAKDAEKYAPMPTLGWDRAYRSGDIVVNDAAGLLFAGRADDQVKLGGRRIELGEIDSALLSLPGVTAAAAAVRRTTTGNQLLVGYLATTPAYDGAAATAHLRATMPAALVPRLAVVDDIPTRTSGKVDRDALPWPLPTADPADFGLHGTAAVIAEVWQKVVGAVPEGPDADFFDLGGGSLTAAQVVTLLRADHPDLTVADLYEHPTVDGLARFLDALEPTALAEQSRKVLPIPRKTQLGQVVAVPLLRALAAPRWLAGTLAFSRVVHDLLDVDWLPAVPWWLLALLLVVFVTPPGRMLLAAKLVQAVRAGVRPGEYPRGGKVHLRIWMAERIADELGATRLAGAPYMTWYARLLGAKVARGADLHSLPPVTGLLTVGKGASIEPEVDLTGYWIDGDTLHVGGIRVGPRARVGTRSMLGPDAVVGDDAEVAPGSAVFGEVPAGEFWSGAPATRASSAARGPWAERPAATRRTLRLWAVSYAAAAAGLALLPALAIAAALVPALLLADLGGTDGVGDAVRAVLPWLVPGVVLGAVTLAVLVLAVVRLLGRGVKAGAHPLQSRPALCVWSTIRVLDEARTWLFPLYSSQLTPTWLRLLGARIGRDVEASTVLMIPSLTTVSDQAFLADDTLIGGYELGGGWLRAERVKVGKRAFVGNSAMAAPGRKVPKRSLVAVLSAAPARGTVKAGESWLGSPPAPLRRAEQGSADERTYAPPRRLKVARACWELARVIPLALAVGLHVAVVAGTLAAWSEYGAVAGLVAVPLLLWAAGAVAALVAIAAKWLLVGKVRAGSHPLWSSFVWRNELADTFIEVLATPWFAGLATGSPLITLWFKAMGARVGRGVWCESYWLPEADLVELGDGATVNQGSVVQTHLFHDRLLATDAVRLRRGATLGPNSVVLPAATLGKHATVGPVSLVMRGETVPDKTRWIGNPIGPWAE; encoded by the coding sequence GTGAACGCCCCGTCCCCCCTGCTGCGCGGCGACGAGGCACCCGCCCCCCGCACCCTCGTCGACGTGTTCCGTCGTACGGCGGCGGAGCACCCCGACGCGATGGCCCTCGACAGCGGCAACGACACCGTGACCTACGAGGAGTTCGCGGAGGCGGCCGAGGCGGTCGCGGCCGACCTCGCCGAGCTCGGCATCGGCCCGGGCGACAAGGTCGGCGTCCGGCTCCCGTCCGGCACGACGGACCTCTACGTCGCGATCATGGGCATCCTGTTCGCGGGCGCGGCGTACGTCCCGGTCGACGCCGACGACCCCGAGGAGCGCGCCCGGCTCGTCTTCGGCGAGGCCGCCGTGGCCGCGCTGGTCGGGACCGGACTGGTCATCGAGCCCCGCCGCGACGCCGCGCCCCGCCAGCGGCAGGACCCGACGGTCGACGACGACGCGTGGGTGATCTTCACGTCGGGCTCGACGGGCACGCCGAAGGGGGTCGCCGTCACCCACCGCAGCGCCGCGGCCTTCGTCGACGCCGAGTCGCTGATGTTCCTGCAGGACGCCCCGATCGGCCCGGGCGACCGGGTGATGGCGGGCCTCAGCGTCGCCTTCGACGCGAGCTGCGAGGAGATGTGGCTGGCCTGGCGGTACGGCGCCTGCCTGGTCCCCGCCCCGCGCGCCCTCGTCCGCAGCGGGGTCGACGTGGGCCCGTGGCTGACCGCCAACGACATCACCATCGTCTCGACCGTCCCGACCCTCGTCAGTCTCTGGCCCGACGACGCGCTCGAGAGGGTGCGGATGGTCATCCTCGGCGGCGAGGCGCTGCCGCCCGAGCTCGCCGTCCGCCTGGTCCGTGAGGGGCGCGAGGTCTGGAACACCTACGGCCCGACCGAGGCGACGGTCGTCGCGTGCGGCGCGCTGGTCACCGCGCAGGGCCCGGTCCGGATCGGCCTGCCGCTCGCCGGCTGGGACCTCGTGGTCGTCGACCCGGCGACGGGCGAGCCCGTGGGGGAGGGTGAGCGGGGCGAGCTGATCATCGGCGGCGTCGGGCTCGCCCGCTACCTCGACCCGGCCAAGGACGCCGAGAAGTACGCCCCGATGCCGACGCTCGGCTGGGACCGCGCCTACCGGAGCGGCGACATCGTCGTCAACGACGCCGCGGGGCTGCTCTTCGCGGGGCGCGCCGACGACCAGGTCAAGCTCGGCGGGCGCCGGATCGAGCTCGGCGAGATCGACTCGGCCCTGCTGTCCCTGCCGGGTGTCACCGCGGCGGCCGCCGCCGTGCGTCGTACGACGACCGGCAACCAGCTCCTCGTCGGCTACCTCGCCACCACCCCCGCGTACGACGGCGCCGCGGCGACCGCCCACCTGCGGGCGACCATGCCCGCCGCGCTCGTCCCGCGGCTCGCGGTCGTCGACGACATCCCGACCCGCACCTCCGGCAAGGTCGACCGCGACGCCCTCCCGTGGCCGCTGCCGACGGCCGATCCCGCCGACTTCGGCCTGCACGGCACCGCCGCCGTCATCGCGGAGGTCTGGCAGAAGGTGGTCGGTGCCGTCCCGGAGGGCCCGGACGCCGACTTCTTCGACCTCGGCGGCGGGAGCCTGACGGCCGCGCAGGTCGTCACCCTGCTCCGCGCCGACCACCCCGACCTGACGGTCGCGGACCTCTACGAGCACCCGACCGTCGACGGCCTCGCCCGCTTCCTCGACGCGCTCGAGCCGACCGCGCTCGCCGAGCAGAGCCGCAAGGTGCTGCCGATCCCGCGCAAGACCCAGCTCGGACAGGTGGTCGCGGTCCCGCTGCTGCGGGCGCTGGCCGCGCCGCGCTGGCTCGCCGGCACGCTCGCCTTCTCCCGGGTCGTCCACGACCTGCTCGACGTCGACTGGCTGCCGGCCGTGCCGTGGTGGCTGCTGGCCCTGCTGCTGGTGGTCTTCGTGACCCCTCCCGGCCGGATGCTGCTGGCGGCCAAGCTGGTGCAGGCGGTGCGGGCCGGCGTCCGGCCGGGGGAGTACCCCCGTGGCGGGAAGGTGCACCTGCGCATCTGGATGGCCGAGCGGATCGCCGACGAGCTCGGCGCGACGCGGCTCGCCGGGGCGCCGTACATGACCTGGTACGCCCGCCTGCTGGGCGCGAAGGTCGCCCGGGGCGCCGACCTCCACTCGCTGCCGCCGGTGACCGGGCTGCTCACGGTCGGCAAGGGCGCGTCGATCGAGCCCGAGGTCGACCTCACCGGCTACTGGATCGACGGGGACACGCTGCACGTCGGCGGGATCCGGGTCGGTCCGCGCGCCCGCGTCGGCACCCGCTCGATGCTCGGCCCGGACGCGGTCGTGGGCGACGACGCCGAGGTCGCGCCCGGGTCCGCCGTGTTCGGCGAGGTGCCGGCCGGCGAGTTCTGGTCCGGCGCCCCCGCGACCCGCGCCAGCTCGGCCGCCCGCGGCCCGTGGGCCGAACGCCCGGCCGCGACGAGGCGCACGCTCCGCCTCTGGGCCGTCTCGTACGCCGCCGCCGCGGCCGGGCTCGCGCTGCTCCCGGCCCTCGCGATCGCCGCCGCGCTGGTGCCCGCGCTGCTGCTCGCCGACCTCGGCGGGACCGACGGCGTAGGCGACGCCGTGCGGGCGGTGCTGCCGTGGCTGGTCCCCGGCGTGGTGCTCGGCGCGGTGACCCTCGCCGTCCTCGTCCTCGCCGTCGTGCGCCTGCTGGGCCGGGGCGTCAAGGCCGGCGCCCACCCGCTGCAGAGCCGGCCCGCGCTGTGCGTGTGGTCGACGATCCGGGTGCTCGACGAGGCCCGGACCTGGCTGTTCCCGCTCTACAGCTCCCAGCTCACCCCGACCTGGCTGCGCCTGCTGGGCGCCCGGATCGGCCGCGACGTCGAGGCGTCGACGGTGCTGATGATCCCGTCCCTCACGACGGTCAGCGACCAGGCCTTCCTCGCCGACGACACCCTCATCGGCGGCTACGAGCTCGGTGGCGGCTGGCTGCGCGCCGAGCGGGTCAAGGTCGGCAAGCGCGCGTTCGTCGGCAACTCCGCGATGGCCGCGCCGGGCCGCAAGGTGCCGAAGCGCTCGCTGGTGGCCGTGCTGTCCGCCGCGCCCGCGCGCGGCACCGTCAAGGCCGGCGAGTCGTGGCTGGGCAGTCCGCCCGCACCGCTGCGCCGCGCCGAGCAGGGCTCCGCCGACGAGCGCACCTACGCGCCGCCGCGCCGGCTCAAGGTCGCCCGTGCCTGCTGGGAGCTGGCCCGTGTCATCCCGCTGGCCCTGGCCGTCGGGCTCCACGTCGCCGTGGTGGCGGGGACCCTCGCGGCGTGGAGCGAGTACGGCGCCGTGGCCGGCCTGGTCGCCGTACCCCTCCTGCTGTGGGCGGCCGGCGCCGTGGCCGCGCTGGTCGCGATCGCCGCCAAGTGGCTCCTCGTCGGCAAGGTGCGCGCCGGCTCGCACCCGCTGTGGAGCTCGTTCGTGTGGCGCAACGAGCTGGCCGACACCTTCATCGAGGTGCTCGCCACGCCGTGGTTCGCCGGACTCGCGACGGGCTCGCCCCTGATCACGCTGTGGTTCAAGGCGATGGGCGCACGGGTCGGTCGCGGCGTGTGGTGCGAGTCGTACTGGCTGCCCGAGGCCGACCTCGTCGAGCTCGGCGACGGCGCGACCGTCAACCAGGGCAGCGTCGTGCAGACCCACCTCTTCCACGACCGGCTGCTCGCGACCGACGCCGTGCGGCTGCGTCGCGGGGCGACGCTCGGGCCGAACTCCGTGGTGCTGCCTGCCGCCACGCTGGGCAAGCACGCTACCGTCGGGCCGGTGTCACTGGTGATGAGGGGCGAGACGGTGCCGGACAAGACGCGGTGGATCGGCAACCCGATCGGCCCGTGGGCCGAGTAG
- a CDS encoding long-chain-fatty-acid--CoA ligase, translating into MSATTTSPSTHQAWPPAVPPEPTYVDDRLNHWAEATPDAEAMSYLGRTWTWAQWHDRVHRAAGGLRELGIARGDVVSFLDKNHPACVEISLAAGSIGAANAIINWRSAGDEIDYAVNDSGAKVLFVGRELMPTIEAIRDRLPNVQHIIEVTPEGGEDDAYEQFLASSTPCADGPDVLEDDVCLVMYSSGTTGRPKGVMLTHRNMVKHTINAHDGWGFEPGDKSMVAMPLFHVGGSSYVLFGIHDGVPSVMTREPDAASLAGAILAGANRTFLVPAVLAQVLQAGPDAVKLFGALKTYTYGAAPMPPPLLRAAMEAWPDTDFIQVYGLTEVAGVATHLMPEDHRTAEADGHPERLVSAGKPVPECEVRIVDPATLEEVATGEHGEIWLRTPQLMKGFLNKPEATAEVITPDGWFRTGDMGHVDEDGFVFVSDRLKDMIITGGENVYSPEVERVLSEHPGVLEVAVIGVPDPTWGESVKAVVALKEGSDASEVELIEWTRERLAHFKAPKSVDIISALPRNPTGKILKRELRKPYWEDQQRQV; encoded by the coding sequence GTGAGCGCGACAACGACGTCCCCGTCCACCCACCAGGCCTGGCCCCCCGCGGTCCCTCCCGAGCCGACCTACGTCGACGACCGGCTCAACCACTGGGCGGAGGCCACGCCCGACGCCGAGGCGATGAGCTATCTCGGGCGGACCTGGACCTGGGCGCAGTGGCACGACCGGGTGCACCGCGCCGCGGGCGGCCTGCGCGAGCTCGGCATCGCACGCGGCGACGTGGTGTCCTTCCTCGACAAGAACCATCCGGCGTGCGTGGAGATCAGCCTCGCCGCCGGCTCGATCGGTGCCGCCAACGCGATCATCAACTGGCGCTCGGCCGGCGACGAGATCGACTACGCGGTCAACGACTCCGGCGCCAAGGTGCTCTTCGTCGGACGCGAGCTGATGCCGACCATCGAGGCGATCCGCGACCGGCTGCCCAACGTCCAGCACATCATCGAGGTGACCCCCGAGGGCGGGGAGGACGACGCCTACGAGCAGTTCCTGGCGTCGTCGACCCCCTGCGCGGACGGGCCCGACGTGCTCGAGGACGACGTCTGCCTGGTCATGTACTCCTCGGGCACCACCGGGCGCCCGAAGGGCGTGATGCTGACGCACCGCAACATGGTCAAGCACACGATCAACGCCCACGACGGCTGGGGATTCGAGCCCGGCGACAAGTCGATGGTCGCCATGCCGCTCTTCCACGTGGGCGGGTCGTCGTACGTCCTGTTCGGCATCCACGACGGCGTCCCCAGCGTGATGACGCGCGAGCCGGACGCCGCCTCGCTCGCGGGCGCGATCCTCGCCGGCGCCAACCGGACCTTCCTCGTCCCGGCCGTGCTGGCGCAGGTGCTCCAGGCCGGACCCGACGCGGTCAAGCTGTTCGGGGCGCTCAAGACCTACACGTACGGCGCCGCGCCGATGCCGCCGCCGCTGCTCCGCGCGGCCATGGAGGCCTGGCCGGACACCGACTTCATCCAGGTCTACGGACTGACCGAGGTCGCCGGCGTCGCCACCCACCTGATGCCCGAGGACCACCGCACCGCCGAGGCCGACGGCCACCCCGAGCGGCTGGTCTCGGCCGGGAAGCCGGTGCCCGAGTGCGAGGTCCGCATCGTCGACCCGGCCACGCTCGAGGAGGTGGCCACCGGCGAGCACGGCGAGATCTGGCTGCGCACCCCGCAGCTGATGAAGGGCTTCCTCAACAAGCCCGAGGCGACCGCCGAGGTGATCACCCCCGACGGCTGGTTCCGCACCGGCGACATGGGCCACGTCGACGAGGACGGCTTCGTGTTCGTCTCCGACCGACTCAAGGACATGATCATCACCGGCGGCGAGAACGTGTACTCCCCGGAGGTGGAGCGGGTCCTCTCCGAGCACCCGGGCGTCCTCGAGGTCGCTGTCATCGGCGTCCCCGACCCGACGTGGGGCGAGTCGGTCAAGGCGGTCGTCGCGCTCAAGGAGGGCTCGGACGCCAGCGAGGTCGAGCTCATCGAGTGGACCCGCGAGCGCCTCGCCCACTTCAAGGCGCCCAAGTCCGTCGACATCATCAGCGCGCTCCCCCGCAACCCGACCGGCAAGATCCTCAAGCGGGAGCTGCGCAAGCCGTACTGGGAGGACCAGCAGCGCCAGGTGTGA
- a CDS encoding taurine ABC transporter substrate-binding protein encodes MKTSRWTAAAALAAVVLPLSACSLGEDTEAAASDCPWTADESVEGTVRIGYQKIPNGDVVVKDQKLLENCLPNATIEWNNFASGGDVVQAFGAGSIDIGLAGSSPSTKALSAPLSLPVKVIWIHDVIGEAESLVVRDGAATDIKGLKGKTIATPFGSTAHYSLLQAIADAGEDPADYKLINSEPEQIAPAWANGDIDAAWIWDPTLSELKKQGGTVILSSKDTAEAGKPTYDLGLASTSFIEENPKVLEAWAKAQDYAVEQILDDPDKAAESVAIEVGVSTDEAKAQFAGLTYLRAADQAGDDWLGKKLGTDLLGTAKFLLQQDGISAVAPAATYDDGVDASVAASAE; translated from the coding sequence ATGAAGACCTCCCGCTGGACCGCCGCCGCCGCGCTGGCCGCCGTCGTCCTCCCGCTCTCCGCCTGCAGCCTCGGCGAGGACACCGAGGCCGCCGCCAGCGACTGCCCGTGGACGGCCGACGAGTCGGTCGAGGGCACGGTCCGGATCGGCTATCAGAAGATCCCCAACGGCGACGTCGTCGTGAAGGACCAGAAGCTCCTCGAGAACTGCCTGCCCAACGCCACCATCGAGTGGAACAACTTCGCCTCGGGAGGCGACGTCGTCCAGGCGTTCGGCGCCGGCAGCATCGACATCGGCCTCGCCGGCTCGTCGCCGTCGACGAAGGCGCTCTCGGCACCCCTGAGCCTGCCGGTGAAGGTGATCTGGATCCACGACGTCATCGGTGAGGCCGAGTCGCTCGTCGTGCGCGACGGCGCCGCCACCGACATCAAGGGGCTCAAGGGCAAGACCATCGCCACCCCGTTCGGCTCGACCGCCCACTACTCGCTGCTGCAGGCGATCGCCGACGCGGGCGAGGACCCGGCCGACTACAAGCTGATCAACAGCGAGCCCGAGCAGATCGCGCCCGCCTGGGCCAACGGCGACATCGACGCGGCGTGGATCTGGGACCCGACCCTGTCGGAGCTGAAGAAGCAGGGCGGCACCGTCATCCTCTCGAGCAAGGACACCGCCGAGGCCGGCAAGCCGACCTACGACCTCGGCCTCGCGTCGACCAGCTTCATCGAGGAGAACCCGAAGGTCCTCGAGGCCTGGGCGAAGGCACAGGACTACGCCGTCGAGCAGATCCTCGACGACCCGGACAAGGCGGCCGAGAGCGTCGCGATCGAGGTCGGCGTCAGCACCGACGAGGCCAAGGCGCAGTTCGCCGGGCTGACCTACCTGCGGGCGGCCGACCAGGCCGGCGACGACTGGCTGGGGAAGAAGCTGGGCACCGACCTGCTGGGCACGGCGAAGTTCCTGCTGCAGCAGGACGGCATCTCGGCCGTGGCCCCCGCGGCGACGTACGACGACGGGGTGGACGCCTCGGTCGCCGCCTCGGCGGAATGA